The Saccharomyces mikatae IFO 1815 strain IFO1815 genome assembly, chromosome: 13 genome has a segment encoding these proteins:
- the NPL6 gene encoding Npl6p (similar to Saccharomyces cerevisiae NPL6 (YMR091C); ancestral locus Anc_2.471) — protein sequence MSDSESGVASEVEHEKRSRTTSNRPNYAIDIEDLDIDENNENEDDDYREEEINEGGNEEDISEEEEQVNRSGRNKRRRIDEEGDSSDDKDATRPGSRPRSKKAVFPGIDDADESVNSLTVVNEEYVLPDDPEGETKITADGDLLGGREFLVRTFTLTEKGNRKFMLATEPARIVGFRDSYLFFQTHPNLYKFILNQTQKNDLIDRGVLPYSYRNRQIALVTARGVFKEFGAKIIRGGKYITDDYYASELRTKGNVIEGKLAGDPIDKSARALENIMYPVPENGINPAKNQVEFFEHRPHGHMSNSNIIASGSKLSSTNWLYQHSAACSRFNSDLFYDRVKVLLVDQQGLRDAYTNTLHIPESTQPTTVLGWKRSKNHSPSDTSITYETVIHDNDLNKPKTGLSEISKEIYEDVVDENVLKAIADQKEFEKCSE from the coding sequence ATGTCAGATTCGGAGAGTGGAGTAGCTTCTGAAGTTGAGCACGAGAAACGGTCAAGAACAACTAGTAATAGACCCAACTATGCAATTGACATTGAAGATTtagatattgatgaaaataatgagaaTGAAGACGATGACTACagggaagaagaaataaacgAGGGCggaaatgaagaagatatcaGTGAGGAGGAGGAACAGGTAAATAGAAGtggaagaaataaaaggaGGCGTATAGATGAAGAAGGGGATTCATCAGATGATAAAGATGCTACCAGGCCTGGAAGTCGTCCCAGATCAAAAAAAGCTGTTTTCCCCGGAATAGATGATGCTGATGAAAGCGTAAATTCTCTAACAGTGGtcaatgaagaatatgTTTTACCAGATGATCCCGAAGGTGAAACTAAGATAACTGCGGATGGAGATCTGTTGGGAGGTAGAGAATTTTTAGTGCGTACTTTCACATTAACCGAAAAGGGGAACCGAAAGTTCATGTTAGCCACTGAGCCAGCTCGGATAGTGGGCTTTAGAGATTCAtacttattttttcaaactcaCCCTAATCTTTACAAGTTCATTTTGAATCAAACTCAAAAGAACGACTTAATAGACCGTGGTGTTTTACCTTATTCATATAGAAATAGACAAATTGCTCTTGTCACTGCTAGGGGTGTGtttaaagaatttggtgCCAAAATTATACGTGGAGGCAAATATATAACTGATGATTATTACGCTTCTGAATTAAGGACAAAAGGAAACGTAATTGAGGGTAAACTTGCTGGCGATCCTATCGATAAATCTGCAAGGGCCTTGGAAAACATAATGTATCCCGTTCCAGAAAATGGCATAAACCCTGCAAAGAACCAAGTAGAATTTTTTGAGCACAGACCTCATGGTCATATGAGTAattctaatattattgcaTCAGGTAGTAAGTTGAGTTCGACAAATTGGTTGTATCAACATTCTGCTGCTTGCAGTAGGTTTAATAGTGATCTCTTTTATGATAGAGTAAAGGTTCTGCTTGTAGACCAACAAGGCTTAAGAGATGCGTACACGAATACATTGCACATACCAGAATCTACACAACCAACCACTGTTTTAGGGTGGAAGAGATCGAAGAACCACAGTCCTAGTGACACGAGTATTACGTATGAAACTGTTATACACGACAATGATCTAAATAAACCGAAAACGGGACTGTCGGAGATTTCTAAAGAGATCTATGAAGATGTTGTTGACGAAAATGTTTTAAAAGCTATCGCTGatcaaaaagaatttgaaaagtgcAGCGAATAA
- the SMKI13G2150 gene encoding uncharacterized protein (similar to Saccharomyces cerevisiae YMR090W), whose amino-acid sequence MSPLKVAVVGASGKVGRLLTDKLKASSSFSTPLAIVRTQDQVDYFKNEVGVNASLTDIENASVNEIADAIRGCDAVVFSAGAGGKAMERIFTVDLDGCIKVVEACEKVGIKRFVLVSALKAENRDFWCNIKGLREYYIAKRSADREVRNSELDYTILQPGSLELSRGTGLLQPIDRLEEKASVNYSINREDVASFIVQSLLHPDVTVKKTISLVNGDEPIEKFIQSL is encoded by the coding sequence ATGTCGCCCTTGAAAGTTGCAGTTGTTGGTGCAAGTGGTAAGGTTGGACGTTTATTGACGGACAAACTAAAGGCCAGTAGTAGTTTCTCAACACCATTGGCAATTGTTAGAACACAGGACCAAGTCGACTATTTTAAGAATGAAGTAGGTGTTAACGCAAGTTTGACCGATATAGAAAATGCCTCAGTGAACGAGATTGCAGACGCCATTAGGGGTTGCGATGCCGTGGTCTTCAGTGCAGGTGCAGGTGGTAAAGCAATGGAAAGAATTTTCACTGTCGATCTAGACGGCTGTATCAAGGTTGTTGAAGCATGCGAAAAAGTTGGCATAAAGAGATTTGTTCTAGTTTCAGCGCTCAAGGCAGAAAATAGAGATTTTTGGTGTAACATTAAGGGTTTGCGTGAGTATTATATTGCAAAAAGATCTGCTGATCGCGAAGTTAGAAATTCTGAATTGGACTACACTATTTTGCAACCTGGATCGCTGGAATTAAGTAGAGGCACTGGCTTATTGCAGCCGATTGACAGGTTAGAAGAAAAGGCTTCTGTCAACTATTCTATTAATAGAGAGGATGTAGCTTCTTTTATCGTGCAAAGCTTGTTGCATCCAGATGTCACTGTCAAGAAAACCATCTCGTTAGTGAATGGTGATGaaccaattgaaaaattcatccaAAGTTTGTAG
- the PDL32 gene encoding putative ADP-ribose 1''-phosphate phosphatase (similar to Saccharomyces cerevisiae YMR087W; ancestral locus Anc_2.474) codes for MTGSLNKRCLLSGVRRMRIILCDTNEIITDLWRESIPQAYIQNDKYLCIHHGQLQSLMDSMRKGDKTHHGNSYAIVSPGNSYGYLGGGFDKALYNYFGGKPFETWFRNQLGTRYHTVGSATVIDLQRCLEEKTIECRDGIRYIIHVPTVVAPYAPIFDPQNPLKTGFEPVFNAMWNALMHSPSDIDGLIIPGLCTGYAGVPPFISCKSMAFALRLYMMGDLISKELKNVLIMYYLRYPFEPFFPEKCKMECQKLGIDIETLKSFNVEKDAIELIIPRRILTLNL; via the coding sequence ATGACAGGTTCTCTTAATAAACGATGCTTATTGAGTGGAGTGAGGAGGATGAGAATAATATTATGCGATACGAATGAAATAATTACCGATCTTTGGCGAGAATCTATACCCCAGGCGTATATCCAAAATGATAAATATCTTTGTATTCATCATGGGCAACTTCAATCTCTCATGGATTCAATGCGCAAAGGTGACAAAACACACCATGGCAACTCTTATGCAATTGTCTCGCCAGGCAACTCGTACGGATATCTTGGAGGAGGGTTCGATAAAGCTCTGTACAATTATTTCGGAGGAAAACCCTTTGAAACATGGTTTCGAAATCAGCTTGGTACAAGATATCACACAGTAGGCTCTGCAACCGTGATTGATTTACAACGATgtcttgaagaaaaaaccatCGAGTGCAGAGACGGTATAAGGTATATCATTCATGTTCCCACTGTTGTTGCCCCATATGCTCCTATTTTTGATCCGCAAAATCCTCTTAAGACTGGGTTTGAACCTGTTTTCAACGCCATGTGGAACGCATTAATGCATTCTCCAAGTGATATTGATGGTCTTATTATTCCTGGATTATGCACCGGGTATGCAGGTGTACCACCCTTTATTAGTTGCAAAAGTATGGCGTTTGCATTAAGACTGTATATGATGGGGGATCTCATAAGTAAAGAACTGAAAAATGTGCTAATAATGTACTATTTACGATATCCATTCGAACCTTTTTTCCCGGAAAAATGCAAAATGGAATGCCAAAAACTAGGTATTGATATCGAAACCTTGAAATCCTTTAATGTAGAAAAGGATGCAATAGAGTTGATCATTCCAAGAAGGATATTGACCTTGAATTTATAA
- the SEG1 gene encoding Seg1p (similar to Saccharomyces cerevisiae YKL105C and SEG1 (YMR086W); ancestral locus Anc_2.476), whose product MIRRRTTASEMDQADPTAVAAAASIGKLFMMKKGNQPENKQKLTYRSASLTNLRKQSTSKRVSSISTSTSESVRGNGKGYSGKVNSLTQHSSTGKDNSLNSSLRKGPQYKIGSHHRTSSLPSQRGQSSRSNSNLQRQKSKTRQRISYDEAQRTFKDFGGPQARGILTNQHRTNNKNSSAPLMTTRKYIPGPNGLIAIEVPVEEPANVNTFKSLRRSNSAHSALNVRNSTPLRRKVSQGSLHSQPKRTSSLRNSSTSQTKQGEKPVQEGKIAKKCPTTSNVPLIETKVPEETDQELNLENSNYSGSDTVVNSENILEKPSLNGGQEDDLTELINENIELEGFIKEEEKEKSSKYDEEDVPLGEPSSESNVKQLNERYESPPVITVLTHDKVEKEDVNKPIEEHRHANVEAVDKLVEQSNHISSSGSSSLKEITENDRPKNDPLILASDAITFPTQDFNEKSNLVQEGSILEGSESSQKAGNQDSTSERSCNNNIHSNQENVDDINDKYFDTVEETTQEMNKPGSSQKIDQHKQTEPTPSLAQYLRTSSNYLSPKNRLKQAEQNNLHKPEAHMVPVTKVVTPIKSALKKSSGLSSHNTSIYSDNSPANGAYLSLTTAENTRLNAQMSIPDGTSRRNSVKRSSMKRPQSVGQFRNNRSSSPSPPEKLSNKRHSAIPLGTPEKGKPKRNSTIASLSKHSHQMQEPTGIDGLNGPKKYKNSINNNSVNKSVKGGSQVVQSNKRPTKDMSSILYPKEPPPRKSSFEKTRSNESHLGFKKLSLRSGDLEDGLSDDYNGQGYHNSTSMNRTETAQEFFKNLGHSSRFADSDSEDDSQFLNQSSSKPNTETEGNKVINNKNSSGGSGAFSLFKSKSKQKENEVAFPGISRQNHNASDPVTPSKKMSKKFSGVSLRVVSEAEPAKSSNPSMTNRLRFSSNPENNENRHTQVQEINTTKEKKGGFGKKLKKIFGRKK is encoded by the coding sequence atgattaGGAGAAGAACAACTGCATCAGAAATGGACCAAGCGGACCCGACAGCTgtagcagcagcagcaagtATCGGTAAATTATTCATGATGAAGAAGGGTAATCAACCAGAGAACAAGCAAAAGTTGACCTATCGCTCCGCTTCATTAACAAACTTGAGAAAACAATCCACTTCCAAAAGAGTGTCTTCTATTTCAACTTCAACGTCGGAGTCCGTGAGGGGTAATGGTAAAGGCTACTCCGGAAAAGTAAACAGTCTCACGCAGCACTCATCAACGGGAAAGGATAACTCattaaattcttctttgagGAAGGGCCCACAATACAAGATCGGATCACATCATAGAACTTCGAGTCTTCCTAGCCAGAGAGGTCAATCCAGCAGGAGCAATTCTAATTTGCAACGTCAAAAGTCCAAAACGCGTCAAAGAATTAGCTATGATGAGGCTCAACGTACGTTTAAGGATTTTGGGGGACCGCAGGCTAGAGGTATTCTAACGAACCAGCATCGTACgaataacaaaaacagTTCTGCTCCTTTGATGACCACGCGAAAATATATTCCTGGACCTAACGGCTTGATTGCAATTGAAGTCCCAGTTGAAGAACCAGCCAACGTCAATACTTTTAAATCGCTAAGACGTTCAAACTCAGCTCATAGTGCCTTGAACGTAAGGAACAGTACACCGTTGAGAAGGAAAGTCTCACAAGGATCTTTACATTCTCAACCTAAGAGGACTTCATCTCTAAGGAATTCATCAACTTCACAGACAAAACAAGGCGAAAAGCCGGTGCAAGAAGGAAAGATAGCAAAGAAATGTCCAACAACTTCAAATGTTCCTCTtattgaaacaaaagttCCTGAAGAAACGGATCAAGAGTTGAACCTTGAAAATTCTAACTATTCTGGATCCGACACTGTAGTCAACAGTGAAAATATTCTAGAAAAGCCTTCATTAAATGGTGGACAGGAGGATGATCTAACTGAGCtaataaatgaaaacatAGAGTTGGAAGGTTtcataaaagaagaagaaaaggagaaatcttcaaaatatgatgaagaagatgttCCTTTAGGTGAACCAAGTTCAGAGAGTAATGTCAAACAACTAAACGAAAGATACGAATCACCTCCTGTTATAACGGTCCTGACCCATGACAAGGTGGAAAAAGAGGATGTTAATAAACCGATTGAAGAACATCGTCATGCAAATGTTGAAGCAGTTGATAAGCTAGTTGAACAATCGAACCACATTTCATCTAGTGGtagttcttctttaaaagaaataacCGAAAATGACAGGCCCAAAAATGACCCTCTGATCTTGGCTAGTGACGCAATCACATTTCCCACACAAGacttcaatgaaaaatccaATTTAGTTCAAGAAGGTAGTATTTTGGAAGGTTCCGAAAGTTCACAAAAGGCTGGAAACCAGGATAGTACCTCTGAGCGTTCTTGCAATAACAACATTCATTCTAATCAGGAGAATGTAGATGACATTAACGATAAGTACTTTGATACTGTAGAAGAGACCACTCAAGAAATGAACAAGCCAGGTTCTTCCCAGAAAATCGATCAGCACAAGCAAACAGAACCAACACCTTCTTTAGCGCAATATCTAAGGACTTCAAGTAACTATCTTTCTCCAAAAAACCGATTAAAACAAGCTGAACAAAATAACCTTCACAAACCTGAAGCTCACATGGTTCCTGTAACAAAAGTTGTCACACCAATTAAATCTGCTCTTAAGAAATCATCAGGGCTGTCCAGTCATAATACATCCATCTACTCTGATAACTCTCCCGCCAATGGCGCATACTTGTCTCTTACAACTGCTGAAAATACGAGGCTAAATGCTCAAATGTCTATTCCTGATGGTACGTCGCGAAGGAATAGTGTAAAACGTTCTTCCATGAAAAGACCTCAATCAGTAGGCCAATTCAGGAACAACAGATCAAGTTCCCCCTCTCCTCCAGAGAAGTTAAGCAATAAACGGCATTCTGCTATACCTTTAGGAACCCCAGAAAAGGGTAAACCCAAGAGAAATTCCACCATAGCTTCACTCTCAAAACATTCACACCAAATGCAAGAGCCAACAGGTATAGATGGTCTCAATGGaccaaagaaatataaaaattcaATCAATAACAACAGTGTCAATAAAAGTGTAAAGGGAGGTTCACAAGTCGTGCAAAGCAATAAACGTCCAACGAAGGATATGAGTAGCATTTTATATCCTAAAGAACCACCTCCTCGCAAATCTAGTTTtgagaaaacaagaagtaATGAATCACATCTCGGGTtcaaaaaactttctttgaGAAGTGGTGATTTGGAGGACGGGTTAAGTGATGATTATAATGGACAAGGTTATCATAACAGTACAAGTATGAATCGAACCGAGACAGCACAGGAGTTTTTTAAAAACTTGGGTCACTCTTCGAGATTTGCGGACTCGGACTCAGAAGATGACTCCCAATTCCTTAACCAAAGCTCATCGAAACCCAACACAGAAACAGAAGGTAATAAAGTcatcaacaacaagaatAGTAGTGGTGGTAGCGGTGCCTTTTCACTGTTCAAGAGCAAAAGCAagcagaaagaaaatgaggtAGCTTTCCCAGGCATTTCACGTCAAAATCACAATGCTTCTGATCCTGTCACACcaagtaaaaaaatgagTAAGAAGTTCAGCGGAGTGTCCTTAAGAGTTGTGAGTGAAGCTGAACCCGCAAAAAGTTCAAACCCTTCTATGACCAATAGGTTACGGTTTTCTAGTAATCCAGAGAATAACGAAAATAGACACACACAGGTACAAGAAATTAATActacaaaagaaaagaagggTGGCTTTGGcaaaaaactaaaaaaaattttcggTAGAAAAAAGTAG
- the VBA1 gene encoding Vba1p (similar to Saccharomyces cerevisiae VBA1 (YMR088C); ancestral locus Anc_2.473), with product MQTLDETSNLLPVPEEVETLPLEQKFHEYNLALPKFPILFSLWLGSFLSSLDGTIVANIMNRVAEEFSESSRKQWIATSFLLTNTAFQPLYGKLSDITGRKSALLTAHFFFGIGCLLTCFARNVTEFSIARAICGIGAGGLNAIGSIAVSDICTARERGVYQGYANIVFGLGQLLGAPLGGVFIETIGWRALFGVQVPVIMLCSVLAIKNINIKLFHVPPMKERYTLKNLSRIDIFGSLSLVATISGVLFLCSSHLNKLYLTLFTIGSFIVFILVERYYATEKILPLELLTRSFCLSSAVTVISSFVVFGEIFRSPIYLQLLQNISVTKTGLFLIFPSVSVAVGSLVTGWLLRNTKINLAHCAYQIIFGGMITQLLGLGLGYLLLAYLNPDYTIYDMLESITFESDSIWWKLIYVFASVLVSFGYACLLVATLVSIVFTVEKSQQGTMTGVFYLWRSIGNVLGASLTLVSYENSLSSMLWNYMFETKRSDKYHFTKKQYYSLINDTSYLRGPNFPTDIFVRILDIYKKAFLISYLPNIVLAVVGIVLSFYLVHHTYKRTST from the coding sequence ATGCAAACACTAGACGAGACTTCAAACTTACTTCCCGTCccagaagaagttgaaacTCTTCCTTTGGAGCAAAAGTTTCATGAGTACAACCTGGCTTTACCAAAGTTCcctattttgttttcactATGGCTGGGTAGTTTTTTAAGTTCTTTAGACGGTACTATTGTCGCAAATATTATGAATAGAGTTGCTGAGGAATTCTCTGAATCCAGTAGAAAACAGTGGATTGCAAcaagttttcttctgaCAAACACAGCTTTTCAACCTCTGTATGGTAAGCTTTCTGATATAACAGGGCGAAAGTCAGCGTTACTAACGgcccattttttctttggcaTTGGGTGCTTGTTAACATGTTTTGCCAGAAATGTTACCGAATTTTCAATAGCTAGAGCCATATGTGGTATTGGTGCAGGAGGATTGAATGCAATTGGTAGTATTGCTGTTAGTGATATATGTACAGCAAGAGAAAGAGGCGTTTATCAGGGTTATGCTAATATTGTTTTTGGCCTAGGCCAACTATTAGGTGCTCCTTTAGGTGGTGTGTTTATAGAGACCATTGGATGGAGGGCCCTTTTTGGTGTTCAAGTGCCTGTGATAATGTTGTGCTCTGTATTAGCAATCaagaatatcaatattAAGCTGTTCCATGTTCCTCCTATGAAGGAGAGATATACGTTGAAAAACCTATCACGGATAGATATATTTGGCTCGTTAAGCTTGGTTGCGACCATCAGTGGAGTGTTATTTTTGTGCTCTAGCCACTTGAACAAGTTATATTTAACGCTGTTTACCATTGGCagttttattgttttcatccTAGTTGAGCGATATTATGCAACTGAAAAGATCTTGCCACTTGAACTATTGACTCGTTCTTTCTGTTTGAGTTCAGCAGTAACAGTCATATCGTCATTTGTTGTATTTGGTGAAATCTTCAGATCTCCAATTTATTTACAATTACTACAAAATATTAGTGTCACGAAGACTGGtctatttttgattttcccCTCTGTATCAGTTGCAGTCGGATCGTTAGTAACAGGATGGTTATTGCGAAATACTAAAATTAACCTAGCTCATTGTGCATACCAGATAATTTTTGGAGGTATGATAACGCAGTTATTGGGCTTGGGTTTGGGCTATCTACTGCTTGCATACTTGAACCCTGATTACACTATCTATGATATGCTTGAGTCAATCACTTTCGAATCGGATTCAATCTGGTGGAAATTGATTTATGTCTTCGCATCAGTTCTAGTATCTTTTGGCTATGCGTGTTTGTTGGTTGCCACATTAGTAAGCATTGTTTTCACTGTCGAAAAATCACAGCAAGGAACTATGACTGGTGTTTTCTACTTATGGAGGTCCATTGGTAACGTCCTTGGTGCATCTTTGACTTTAGTGTCCTATGAGAATAGTTTATCGTCTATGTTATGGAATTATATGTTTGAAACTAAGCGTTCCGACAAATATCACTTTACCAAAAAGCAGTACTATTCCCTTATCAATGATACAAGTTATTTGAGAGGGCCCAATTTTCCAACAGATATATTTGTTCGCATCCTTGATATCTATAAAAAGgcatttttgatttcttacCTTCCAAATATAGTCCTGGCAGTAGTTGGGATTGTTTTATCCTTTTATTTGGTACATCATACCTATAAACGTACAAGTACctga
- the YTA12 gene encoding m-AAA protease subunit YTA12 (similar to Saccharomyces cerevisiae YTA12 (YMR089C); ancestral locus Anc_2.472), protein MLLLSWSRIASKVVRRPIRFRPYYGLTHTKSLHTQYRLHNRIKENKISRKGKDNNNGVRVSSETPTDEEVEEIRKEVEKYIEQAKSNTMSTNWQEQKHKIDESIKRLEEAVLKQESDRTQEEKMEKEEQNEPSNPNSRRTKEQGYFKDNNSINFNSPPPPPKPPKPPLNDPSNPVSKNVNLFQIGLTFFLLSFLLDLLNSSEEQSEITWQDFREKLLAKGYVAKLVVVNKSMVKVILNDNGKNQPDNYGRSFYHFTIGSIDSFEHKLQKAQDELDIDKDFRIPVLYVQEGNWSKAMFQIMPTVLMIAGIIWLTRRSAQAAGGSRGGIFGLSRSKAKKFNTETDVKIKFKDVAGCDEAKEEIMEFVSFLKEPSRYEKMGAKIPRGAILSGPPGTGKTLLAKATAGEAGVPFYFVSGSEFVEMFVGVGAARVRDLFKTARENAPSIVFIDEIDAIGKARQKGNFSGANDERENTLNQMLVEMDGFTPADHVVVLAGTNRPDILDKALLRPGRFDRHINIDKPELEGRKAIFAVHLHHLKLAGEIFDLKNRLAALTPGFSGADIANVCNEAALIAARSDENSVKLNHFEQAIERVIGGVERKSKLLSPEEKKVVAYHEAGHAVCGWYLKYADPLLKVSIIPRGQGALGYAQYLPGDIFLLTEQQLKDRMTMSLGGRVSEELHFPSVTSGASDDFKKVTSMATAMVTELGMSDKIGWVNYQKKDDSDLTKPFSDETGDIIDSEVYRIVQECHERCTKLLKEKADDVEKIAQLLLKKEVLTREDMISLVGKRPFPERNDAFDKYLNDYETEKIRKEEQRDGKRDEFKSSQND, encoded by the coding sequence ATGCTGCTGCTTTCTTGGTCAAGAATAGCCAGCAAGGTAGTTAGAAGGCCCATTCGTTTCCGGCCGTATTACGGGTTGACCCATACTAAGAGTTTGCATACTCAGTACCGGCTACATAAtagaataaaagaaaataagatcAGTAGAAAGGGCAAAgacaataataatggtGTTAGAGTTAGTAGTGAAACTCCTACAGACGAAGAGGTCgaagaaataagaaaagaagtagaaaaatacatCGAACAGGCCAAAAGTAATACCATGTCAACTAACTGGCAAGAACAGAAACACAAAATAGATGAAAGTATAAAACGTCTGGAAGAAGCTGTATTAAAGCAAGAATCTGACCGAACtcaagaagagaaaatggaaaaagaagaacaaaatgaacCATCGAACCCCAAttcaagaagaacaaaagagCAGGGCtatttcaaagataataatagcataaatttcaattctccaccaccaccacctAAACCACCTAAGCCACCTTTAAATGATCCTAGTAATCCAGTGTCCAAAAACGTCAATTTATTTCAAATAGGATTGACTTTTTTCCtactttcatttttattggaTCTCCTCAATAGTTCTGAAGAACAAAGCGAGATAACATGGCAAGATTTTAGAGAGAAACTACTAGCAAAAGGTTATGTTGCAAAGTTAGTTGTCGTCAATAAGTCTATGGTGAAGGTGATTTTAAATGACAATGGGAAAAATCAACCCGATAATTACGGTCGCAGTTTTTACCATTTCACAATCGGATCCATTGATAGCTTTGAAcataaacttcaaaaagCGCAGGATGAACTGGACATTGATAAGGATTTCAGGATTCCTGTACTATACGTTCAAGAGGGCAATTGGTCCAAAGCTATGTTTCAGATCATGCCAACAGTTTTAATGATTGCGGGTATTATATGGTTGACAAGAAGATCAGCGCAAGCAGCAGGCGGTAGTCGTGGAGGAATCTTTGGCCTAAGTCGTTCAAAGGCCAAAAAATTCAACACTGAAACAGACGTAAAGATCAAATTTAAGGACGTTGCAGGATGTGATGAAGCAAAGGAAGAAATTATGGAATTTGTTagctttttgaaagaaccTTCTCGCTATGAAAAAATGGGAGCAAAGATTCCTAGAGGTGCAATTTTGTCTGGCCCACCAGGTACCGGTAAAACCTTGCTTGCAAAGGCGACTGCAGGTGAAGCCGGAGTTcccttttattttgtttcgGGTTCAGAGTTCGTAGAAATGTTTGTTGGTGTTGGTGCTGCAAGAGTAAGAGATTTGTTCAAAACTGCAAGAGAAAACGCTCCTTCGATCGTATTTATTGATGAGATTGATGCTATCGGAAAAGCCAGACAAAAGGGTAATTTTTCAGGTGCAAACGATGAAAGAGAGAATACGTTGAATCAAATGTTAGTCGAAATGGATGGTTTCACACCAGCAGATCATGTTGTTGTCTTGGCTGGTACTAATAGGCCAGATATTCTTGATAAAGCATTATTAAGGCCTGGTAGATTTGACAGGCACATCAACATTGATAAGCCAGAACTTGAGGGGAGAAAGGCTATCTTCGCTGTTCATCTACATCACTTGAAGCTTGCTGGGGAGATctttgatttgaagaatagaTTAGCAGCTTTGACACCAGGTTTCTCTGGTGCCGATATTGCCAACGTTTGTAACGAGGCCGCATTAATTGCTGCTAGAAGTGACGAAAATTCAGTAAAACTAAACCACTTTGAACAAGCTATTGAAAGAGTCATCGGAGGggtggaaagaaaatccaaACTACTCTCTCctgaagagaaaaaagtagTTGCTTATCACGAAGCTGGACATGCCGTTTGTGGATGGTATTTGAAATATGCAGATCCCCTTTTGAAAGTCAGCATTATTCCACGTGGACAGGGTGCCCTGGGCTATGCACAATATTTGCCAggtgatattttcttattaacTGAGCAACAACTTAAGGACAGAATGACAATGTCATTGGGTGGAAGAGTTTCTGAGGAGCTTCATTTTCCATCAGTTACTAGTGGCGCCTCTGATGACTTCAAAAAAGTTACTAGTATGGCCACTGCAATGGTGACAGAGTTGGGGATGAGTGACAAAATTGGCTGGGTCAattaccaaaaaaaagatgatagCGATTTAACTAAACCATTTTCAGACGAGACTGGTGACATTATTGATTCAGAAGTGTACAGAATTGTTCAAGAATGTCATGAAAGGTGTACAAAATTGCTAAAGGAAAAGGCAGATGATGTAGAAAAAATTGCTCAATTActtctgaaaaaagaagtctTAACAAGAGAAGATATGATTAGTTTAGTGGGCAAGCGTCCTTTCCCGGAAAGGAACGATGCTTTTGATAAGTACCTGAACGATTATGAAACGGAAAAAATCaggaaagaagaacaaagagACGGAAAACGTGATGAATTTAAGTCATCTCAAAATGATTGA